The following are encoded in a window of Arctopsyche grandis isolate Sample6627 chromosome 4, ASM5162203v2, whole genome shotgun sequence genomic DNA:
- the TfIIB gene encoding transcription factor IIB: MSVRTDTNKVCCYAHPDAPLIEDYRAGDQICSECGLVVGDRVIDVGSEWRTFSNEKTGVDPSRVGGPENHLLSGGDLSTMIGPGRGDASFDSFGVSKYQNRRTISSSDRTLINAFREITNMADRINLPKTIVDRANNLFKQVHDGKNLKGRANDAIASACLYIACRQEGVPRTFKEICAVSKISKKEIGRCFKLILKALETSVDLITTADFMSRFCSNLSLPNMVQRAATHIARKAVELDIVPGRSPISVAAAAIYMASQASEDKRSQKEIGDIAGVADVTIRQSYKLMYSSATKLFPEDFKFFTPIEQLPQM, translated from the exons ATGTCTGTTCG TACTGATACCAACAAGGTGTGTTGCTATGCGCATCCCGATGCACCACTCATTGAAGATTATCGAGCGGGAGATCAAATTTGTTCAGAATGTGGCTTGGTCGTCGGAGAtag AGTCATCGATGTTGGTTCCGAGTGGCGAACATTCAGCAATGAAAAGACCGGTGTAGATCCTTCTCGTGTCGGTGGTCCAGAAAATCATCTTTTGTCAGGTGGTGATCTCTCTACTATGATTGGTCCCGGAAGGGGTGACGCTTCATTCGACAGCTTTGGAGTATCTAAATATCAAAATAGGAGAACGATCAGCAGTTCAGACAGAACTCTGATAAATGCTTTCAGAGAAATTACCAATATGGCTGACAGAATTAATTTACCAAAAACAATTGTAGATAGAGCTAACAATTTGTTTAAACAG gtACATGatggtaaaaatttaaaaggtcGTGCCAACGATGCCATAGCATCTGCGTGTTTGTATATCGCTTGTAGGCAGGAAGGTGTACCTCGTACCTTTAAAGAAATCTGTGCTGTGAGCAAAATCAGTAAGAAAGAAATTGGTCGAtgctttaaattaatattgaaagcTCTCGAAACATCTGTGGATCTTATTACTACCGCTGATTTCATGTCGCGGTTTTGTTCAAATCTTTCTTTGCCCAATATGGTTCAACGTGCGGCAACTCATATCGCTCGCAAAGCCGTCGAACTGGACATTGTTCCTGGGAGAAGTCCCATATCAGTTGCAGCAGCTGCAATTTACATGGCTTCACAG GCGTCTGAAGATAAGAGGAGTCAAAAAGAGATTGGCGATATCGCTGGAGTGGCTGACGTAACCATTCGGCAGTCATATAAATTGATGTATTCTTCTGCGACAAAACTGTTTCCTGAAGATTTCAAATTCTTTACTCCAATAGAACAATTGCCCCAGATGTGA